From one Plasmodium malariae genome assembly, chromosome: 12 genomic stretch:
- the TREP gene encoding TRAP-like protein, putative: protein MKFFIFLTIVNFFHLAYGSSLRKNFLETSRNFVLDFCKGMNIHFLISSEIQSKSFIENMTFTLMGTSIYMKKNKNNYLSTIIYSNKIIYKNIQSFDKIQLLPFSKEMKRVIKNYVHLAPVKTDLFSSLREYYEEYILKNESFKNAKNVIVICKKYSEVDLSEYSDELVNYIREIRSKNVGIFFISEVNSYSIYTVNKLSEARYDKDIGYALSHFIQNSFDNSSVGGLKKFCYHLQYGATCSRYGDWSDWSGPCEFRKRQREIPLKITVSESVKYRQYYDPTCRVVFDYDIAVKEDFRIECPNKIYECRGVCGKGYKFNPRILFHEIVEHYEECSDLPKCTDDQIKNGEDLSYLDMLTKRLNEAHETSIIEKSIRREIESTRKGETEEQANARKIQEVKEQIKNRFNAMIEKQYRLMREDEGYIEEMGKVDETGGDVKGESKNVADAGVKVANSDVKLEDAGAKLTDGGSKVEDAPSKLTAGSMKTEDRGVKVEDVDTKVEDVGTKVEDVDTKVEDVGTKVKDVDTKVEDVGTKVTDVDMKVEDVDMKVEDVGTKVEDVDTKVEDVDMKVEDVDTKVEDVDTKVEDVGTKVEDVGTKVEDVGTKVEDVDTKVEDVDMKVEDVDMKVEDVGTKVEDVDTKVENVGTKVTDESTKVTNGGEKVDEIKKVIDKSAKMKDADMNVTDEGTKVVGGGVKVINAGAKVVDSNVYVTDEGVKVIDEDSKVAGEDENKEKVAQSAGSALITDDIINREDEEKEKEIIVNNDLLKKDEKIVFNVPGTLTEDVTTKKSTNNRSRENIINNIKGGQTSSYNSITTEENDNINSPINNNNNSDDHIQNINEHVVSSNVDDSARVEDSRDTSHERIVTDQNGTPTYKRTNEIRNDENNKHNSELHEENHIQKNEKQENDALKENERERSKEVVNKEVGNEFTENEKLRGTGAVNKEVEQGSIDIEKEGSNEVVSKEEEHDITGDEKLKGKGAVNKEIEHLLTDDEKIKSKDTVNTLEEHQVINEGIEKSEKKYKNIKQNQLLREGKNGILVLHGSINERQMPEEERSQRRLENTEIVDLRKNTNGKIREENDSIHTIIQPHIRHVLYRENTKLGKHVIGTTAPTYEHHSTSENINGKSEILSAEKKEYNSLPGEKVNEGESQGKEEHTINFPNEVENEREEIEEKHSDNHPESHIIQKEYQTDSHDKKEANKVPNKSTIEHTPPNVSSTEHKLQIHTISDNSLPEHNEEKPKTADESITEEIISDGNTKNFQVPDENKSTHEITLHSIRKHVDPNEDMKEVYETDENIGNEIVSDYNGENRDLANEASEEYSIIDKNFTLHTNLDKTKKNHQVSDQIIKKYEIPEETSIHHRVSDDTNKEVEVPLETTGEQHIHDEHNINEIVANNIKKNQQVLNETVSGHHITNERGEEVIVKDNAENQERTPHETEGQYKIKDENIIEETVSDDTTKNHQLTDKTEIPHKILRENATEEMMLTNVKKQNQLPYETVTKYIPWYEKIGKDIESDYNSQNTYATYEDSQLHPIAHEATQVHPTSNEIMQQNPLTGEQTQVDLVIHKDDQVRPTSNEVTQLHPLTHKDDQVHSTTDGTTQLHPFTHKDDQVRSTTDEASQQNPITHKDIQVHPTTYEATQDYPLTGEGSQVHPTSDEPTQLHTITGEDTQVHPTSDEDTRLHPLTHKDDQVHSTSDEAIRLNPKNDEATQLHTVTGEDTQVHPTTNEATHAHPTSDKATQLHSLTHKDDQVHPTSDEAIRLHPKTDEATQIHPTSDEDTQLHPLTHKDDRVHPTIDEATQLHPLTHKDNQAHPTIDEATGLHPFTHKDDHIHPTTDEVTQLHPFTHKDDHTHPTSDEATWLHPLTHKDDQVHPPIDEATQLHPLTHKGDRVHPTIDEATQLHPLTYKDDQIHPTSDEAIRLHLTNDEATRLYPITSEDTQVHPTSDEATQLHPLTHKDDQVHPTSDEDTQLHPLTHKDDQVHPTSDEDTQLHPLTHKNDQVHSTSDEDTQLHPLTHKDDQVHPPIDEATQVHPTSDEDTQVHPTTNEATHAHPTSDEATQLHPLTHKDDQVHPTIDEATQLHPLTHKDDQVHPTIDEATHVHPTTNEATHVHPTSDEDTQLHPLTHKDDQVHPPIDEATRLHPLTHKDYQVHPPIDEATQVHKTSHEATRLHPTTDEATQIHPTSDEPTQLHPLTHKNDQVHSTSDEATPLHPLYHKDEHIHPTTDEATRLHPLTHKDTQIHPTIDEATQLHPLTHKDDQVHPTSDEATQLHPLTHKGDRVHPPIDEATQLHPLTGEDTQVHPTSDEDTRLHPLTHKNDQVHPTIDEATQLHPLTHKDDQVHPTSDEDTQLHPLTHKDDQVHPTSDEATQLHPLTHKDDQVHPTIDEATQLHPLTHKDDQVHSTSDEDTQVHSTSNEDTRLHPLTHKDDQVHPTSDEPTQLHPLTHKNDQVHPTIDEATQLHPLTHKDDQVHPPIDEATQVHKTSDEATQLHTITGEDTQVHPTSDEDTQVHPTTNEATHVHPTTNEATHVHPTSDEATHVHPTSDEPTQLHPLTHKDDQVHSTSDEATPLHPLYHKDEHIHPTTDEATRLHPLTHKDYQVHPPIDEATQVHKTSHEATRLHPTTDEATQLHPLSHKDDKLNPISDESSQQNPITGEDIQLNPLTHKDNKAHPTNYEDTQENTLTDGGTQKNTLSEEHTREHPITNKDSREHTVTDETTQKHKTTSEDAHLHPITHKDNQVHPTTDETTQDYPTSDETTKGNTPDKIIRNQQESGEVMSGHRFHESEIKKHEIPLEDKGENHQVGHVHNPKVEDKKFISEQCTSDGKTCKGVQVQSEGKDEGVGNGTVVDKGKGVIRVSGKSIGKGNGIDEDKGAIKSNVVSESPRDGNGKNVVKSRIIDEGNGETIDEVNAKDNEGGTGKVIFDDELNGEYDDSKETSIKDNQGILRISEYINGQKKRTYENENTDGQNESENISPEKDSAMKNKDEGKKENTITNIRDHISNEITTEGIANEGEKDSVKGMKIREDKDDSDNKKIESERKGKEEQTEDNLNSIKNKGQTIYQHEHEVVTRLDANNDNNENNQNKKKGEIEFTREEDSKTAVNGNSGVSSHENTEVGNEKVPESKEIEKEGGMGKTTDASSQTNYRNEQNGEVSSTANKNPDSTFTKDKNSSLSEEESNKMELEKENVDKIINSIVNDNDNPNSDNGKKDEINKKLDVLGDYVENAKKLQGGNENYPYKYYTDTKSVHKVYNKKSADGNLDRKKYIIVGQNNFIIDSDDTKDPLLRVMSQEVNKLLEEQIQKDITNTLNEEEKENSDGKSYHSKTFKYAGLTIFAGTFVIIASIYILDKLRNYKPPQKENLNNIEYQFTSEAVIDEDKGKEISCGNIGYLDEGWS from the exons atgaagttttttatatttcttactattgtaaatttttttcacttgGCTTATGGATCAAGTCTCAGAAAGAACTTTTTAg aGACCTCCAGAAATTTCGTTCTCGATTTTTGCAAAGGaatgaatatacattttcttaTCAGTTCAGAGATCCAGAGTAAATcttttatagaaaatatgaCGTTTACACTTATGGGaacaagtatatatatgaagaaaaataaaaataattatttaagtacaattatatatagtaataaaataatatataagaacaTTCAAAGTTTTGATAAAATACAACTATTACCATTTTCTAAAGAAATGAAGAgggtaataaaaaattatgttcatTTAGCACCAGTAAAAACAGATTTATTTTCATCCTTAAGAGAATATtatgaagaatatatattaaagaatgaATCCTTTAAAAATGCGAAAAATGTTATAGTTATTTGTAAGAAATATTCAGAAGTTGATTTATCAGAATATTCAGATGAATTAGTAAATTACATTAGAGAAATCAGAAGTAAGAATGTtggtatttttttcatatcagAAGTTAATAGCTATTCAATATATACAGTTAACAAACTTTCAGAAGCTCGATATGATAAAGATATAGGTTATGCTCTTTCacattttatacaaaattcATTCGATAATTCAAGTGTTGGaggtttaaaaaaattttgttatcaTTTACAGTATGGTGCAACATGTTCAAGGTATGGTGATTGGTCTGACTGGAGTGGACCATGTGAATTTAGAAAAAGACAACGAGAAATACCTTTAAAAATTACTGTTAGTGAATCTGTTAAGTATAGGCAATATTATGATCCTACATGTAGAGTTGTATTTGATTATGATATAGCAGTAAAAGAAGATTTTCGTATAGAATGTccaaacaaaatatatgaatgcaGGGGTGTATGTGGTAAaggatataaatttaatcctcgtattttatttcatgaAATTGTAGAACATTATGAAGAATGTTCTGATTTGCCAAAGTGTACAGATgaccaaataaaaaatggagaaGATTTATCTTATTTAGATATGCTAACTAAACGTTTAAATGAGGCACATGAAACTAgtattatagaaaaaagtATCAGAAGAGAAATCGAGAGTACAAGAAAAGGTGAAACAGAAGAACAAGCTAACGCACGCAAAATACAAGAGGTAAAGGAACagataaaaaatagatttaATGCAATGATCGAAAAACAGTATAGGCTTATGAGAGAGGACGAGGGATATATAGAAGAAATGGGGAAAGTTGATGAAACCGGGGGAGATGTAAAAGGCGAAAGTAAAAACGTTGCAGATGCGGGGGTGAAGGTGGCAAATTCAGATGTGAAATTGGAAGATGCAGGTGCGAAATTGACAGATGGAGGTTCTAAAGTGGAAGATGCACCTTCTAAATTGACAGCTGGAAGTATGAAAACGGAAGATAGAGGTGTGAAAGTGGAGGATGTAGATACGAAAGTGGAAGATGTAGGTACGAAAGTGGAAGATGTAGATACGAAAGTGGAAGATGTAGGTACGAAAGTGAAAGATGTAGATACGAAAGTGGAAGATGTAGGTACGAAAGTGACAGATGTAGATATGAAAGTGGAAGATGTAGATATGAAAGTGGAAGATGTAGGTACGAAAGTGGAGGATGTAGATACAAAAGTGGAAGATGTAGATATGAAAGTGGAAGATGTAGATACGAAAGTGGAAGATGTAGATACGAAAGTGGAAGATGTAGGTACGAAAGTGGAAGATGTAGGTACGAAAGTGGAAGATGTAGGTACGAAAGTGGAAGATGTAGATACGAAAGTGGAAGATGTAGATATGAAAGTGGAAGATGTAGATATGAAAGTGGAAGATGTAGGTACGAAAGTGGAAGATGTAGATACGAAAGTGGAAAATGTAGGTACGAAAGTGACAGATGAAAGTACAAAAGTGACAAATGGCGGTGAAAAAGTtgatgaaattaaaaaagtgaTAGACAAAAGTGCGAAGATGAAAGATGCAGATATGAATGTGACAGATGAAGGTACAAAAGTTGTAGGTGGAGGTGTGAAAGTGATAAATGCAGGTGCGAAGGTGGTAGATTCAAATGTGTATGTGACAGATGAAGGTGTGAAAGTTATAGATGAAGATTCAAAAGTGGCAGGTGAAGAcgaaaataaagagaaagtAGCGCAAAGTGCTGGAAGTGCATTAATTACagatgatataataaatagaGAGGACGAAGAAAAGGAGAAAGAAATTATTGTGAATAATGATCTTcttaaaaaagatgaaaaaattgtGTTTAATGTTCCTGGTACCCTTACCGAAGATGTGACTACgaaaaaaagtacaaataATAGATCAAGAGAgaacattataaataatataaaaggtGGACAAACTTCAAGTTATAATTCAATAACCACAGAAGAAAATGACAATATAAATTCTccaattaataataataataatagcgatgatcatatacaaaatataaacgaACATGTTGTATCTAGCAATGTAGACGATTCTGCAAGAGTAGAAGATAGTAGAGATACATCACATGAGAGAATTGTAACTGATCAGAATGGAACACCTACTTATAAAAGGACAAATGAGATAAGAAATGATGAGAACAATAAACATAATTCAGAATTACACGAAGAAAACCATATacagaaaaatgaaaaacaagaaaatgATGCACTTAAGGAAAACGAAAGGGAAAGAAGTAAGGAAGTAGTAAATAAAGAGGTAGGAAATGAGTTTACAGAAAACGAAAAATTAAGAGGCACGGGAGCAGTAAATAAAGAGGTAGAGCAAGGATCGATAGATATAGAAAAAGAAGGAAGTAACGAAGTCGTAAGTAAAGAGGAAGAACATGATATAACTGGAgacgaaaaattaaaaggtaAGGGAGCAGTAAACAAAGAGATAGAACATTTATTGACGgatgatgaaaaaataaaaagtaaggATACAGTAAACACGCTGGAAGAACATCAGGTGATAAATGAAGGAATAGAAAAGTctgaaaagaaatataaaaatataaaacaaaatcaATTACTaagagaaggaaaaaatggaatcCTTGTATTACATGGATCAATAAACGAACGACAAATGCCAGAAGAAGAAAGAAGTCAAAGAAGATTAGAAAATACTGAAATAGTAGATTTACGTAAAAATACTAATGGAAAAATAAGAGAAGAAAATGATAGCATACATACAATTATTCAACCTCATATAAGACATGTACTATACAGGGAAAATACAAAGCTAGGTAAACATGTTATTGGAACTACAGCTCCAACATATGAACATCACTCTACAAGTGAGaatataaatggaaaaagtgaaatattaagtgcagaaaaaaaagagtataaTAGTTTACCAGGAGAAAAGGTAAACGAAGGTGAATCACAAGGAAAGGAAGAACACACAATTAATTTTCCTAATGAAGTGGAAAATGAAAGAGaagaaatagaagaaaaacaTTCTGATAACCATCCAGAGAGtcatataatacaaaagGAATATCAAACAGATAGCcatgataaaaaagaagcaaataAAGTACCAAATAAATCAACCATCGAACATACTCCTCCCAATGTGAGTAGTACAGAACATAAACTACAAATTCATACCATAAGTGATAATTCATTACCTGAGCATAATGAGGAAAAACCAAAAACAGCAGATGAATCTATCACAGAGGAAATAATATCAGATGGTAACACGAAAAATTTTCAAGTGCCAGATGAAAACAAAAGTACACATGAAATAACTCTCCATAGTATTAGAAAACACGTAGATCCAAATGAAGATATGAAAGAGGTTTACGAAACAGATGAAAATATTGGAAATGAAATAGTTTCAGATTATAATGGGGAAAATAGAGACTTAGCAAATGAAGCATCAGAAGAATACAGTATAAtcgataaaaattttacactACACACAAACTTAGATAAGACAAAGAAGAATCACCAAGTATCAGAtcagataataaaaaaatatgaaataccAGAAGAAACTAGTATTCACCATAGAGTATCAGATGATACTAACAAAGAGGTTGAAGTACCATTGGAAACGACAGGAGAACAACATATACACGATGAACACAATATAAACGAAATAGTagcaaataatattaaaaagaaccAACAAGTACTAAATGAAACTGTAAGTGGACATCATATAACCAATGAAAGAGGTGAGGAAGTGATTGTGAAAGATAATGCTGAGAATCAAGAAAGAACACCACATGAAACAGAGGGACAATACAAAATTAAggatgaaaatataatagaagAAACAGTATCAGATGATACTACGAAAAATCATCAATTAACAGATAAAACAGAGATACCACATAAAATACTCCGTGAAAATGCTACAGAAGAAATGATGTTAACTAATGTTAAGAAACAAAATCAACTACCATATGAAACCGTGACAAAATACATACCGTGGtatgaaaaaataggaaaagaTATCGAATCAGATTATAATTCCCAAAATACATATGCAACTTATGAAGACTCTCAGTTACATCCAATAGCTCATGAAGCCACTCAAGTACACCCAACAAGCAATGAAATCATGCAACAGAATCCACTAACTGGTGAACAAACTCAAGTAGATCTAGTAATTCATAAAGATGACCAAGTACGTCCAACAAGCAATGAAGTTACTCAGTTACATCCGTTAACTCATAAAGACGATCAAGTACATTCAACAACTGATGGAACCACTCAGTTACATCCATTTACTCATAAGGACGATCAAGTACGTTCAACAACCGATGAAGCTTCTCAACAGAATCCGATAACTCATAAAGACATTCAAGTGCATCCAACAACCTATGAAGCAACTCAAGATTATCCATTAACTGGTGAAGGCAGTCAAGTACATCCAACATCTGATGAACCTACTCAGTTACATACAATAACTGGTGAAGACACTCAAGTACATCCAACATCTGATGAAGATACTCGGTTACATCCATTAACTCATAAAGATGATCAGGTACATTCAACATCTGATGAAGCTATTCGATTAAATCCAAAAAATGATGAAGCCACTCAGTTACATACAGTAACTGGTGAAGACACTCAAGTACATCCAACAACTAATGAAGCCACTCATGCACATCCAACATCTGATAAAGCCACTCAGTTACATTCATTAACTCATAAAGATGATCAAGTACATCCAACATCTGATGAAGCTATTCGATTACATCCAAAAACTGATGAAGCCACTCAAATACATCCAACATCTGATGAAGATACTCAGTTACATCCTTTAACTCATAAAGATGATCGAGTACATCCAACAATTGATGAAGCCACTCAGTTACATCCTTTAACTCATAAAGACAATCAAGCACATCCAACAATTGATGAAGCCACTGGGCTACATCCATTTACTCATAAGGACGATCATATACATCCAACAACTGATGAGGTCACTCAGTTACATCCATTTACTCATAAAGACGATCATACACATCCAACATCTGATGAAGCTACTTGGTTACATCCTTTAACTCATAAAGATGATCAAGTACATCCACCAATTGATGAAGCCACTCAGTTACATCCTTTAACTCATAAAGGTGATCGAGTACATCCAACAATTGATGAAGCCACTCAGTTACATCCGTTAACTTACAAAGATGATCAGATACATCCAACATCAGATGAAGCTATTCGATTACATCTAACAAATGATGAAGCTACTCGATTATATCCAATAACTAGTGAAGACACTCAAGTACATCCAACATCTGATGAAGCCACTCAGTTACATCCATTAACTCATAAAGATGATCAAGTACATCCAACATCTGATGAAGATACTCAGTTACATCCTTTAACTCATAAAGATGATCAAGTACATCCAACATCTGATGAAGATACTCAGTTACATCCGTTAACTCATAAAAATGATCAAGTACATTCAACATCTGATGAAGATACTCAGTTACATCCATTAACTCATAAAGATGATCAAGTACATCCACCAATTGATGAAGCCACTCAAGTACATCCAACATCTGATGAAGACACTCAAGTACATCCAACAACTAATGAAGCCACTCATGCACATCCAACATCTGATGAAGCTACTCAGTTACATCCTTTAACTCATAAAGATGATCAAGTACATCCAACAATTGATGAAGCCACTCAGTTACATCCTTTAACTCATAAAGATGATCAAGTACATCCAACAATTGATGAAGCCACTCATGTACATCCAACAACTAATGAAGCCACTCATGTACATCCAACATCTGATGAAGACACTCAGTTACATCCTTTAACTCATAAAGATGATCAAGTACATCCACCAATTGATGAAGCCACTCGGTTACATCCGTTAACTCATAAAGATTATCAAGTACATCCACCAATTGATGAAGCCACTCAAGTACATAAAACATCTCATGAAGCCACTCGATTACATCCAACAACTGATGAAGCCACTCAAATACATCCAACTTCTGATGAACCTACTCAATTACATCCGTTAACTCATAAAAATGATCAAGTACATTCAACATCTGATGAAGCCACACCGTTACATCCGCTATATCATAAGGACGAACATATACATCCAACAACTGATGAAGCCACTCGGTTACATCCGTTAACTCATAAAGACACTCAAATACATCCAACAATTGATGAAGCTACTCAGTTACATCCTTTAACTCATAAAGATGATCAAGTACATCCAACATCTGATGAAGCTACTCAGTTACATCCTTTAACTCATAAAGGTGATCGAGTACATCCACCAATTGATGAAGCCACTCAGTTACATCCTTTAACTGGTGAAGACACTCAAGTACATCCAACATCTGATGAAGATACTCGGTTACATCCATTAACTCATAAAAATGATCAAGTACATCCAACAATTGATGAAGCCACTCAGTTACATCCTTTAACTCATAAAGATGATCAAGTACATCCAACATCTGATGAAGATACTCAGTTACATCCATTAACTCATAAAGATGATCAAGTACATCCAACATCTGATGAAGCTACTCAGTTACATCCATTAACTCATAAAGATGATCAAGTACATCCAACAATTGATGAAGCCACTCAGTTACATCCTTTAACTCATAAAGATGATCAAGTACATTCAACATCTGATGAAGACACTCAAGTACATTCAACATCTAATGAAGATACTCGGTTACATCCACTAACTCATAAAGATGATCAAGTACATCCAACATCTGATGAACCTACTCAGTTACATCCATTAACTCATAAAAATGATCAAGTACATCCAACAATTGATGAAGCCACTCAGTTACATCCTTTAACTCATAAAGATGATCAAGTACATCCACCAATTGATGAAGCCACTCAAGTACATAAAACATCTGATGAAGCCACTCAGTTACATACAATAACTGGTGAAGACACTCAAGTACATCCAACATCTGATGAAGACACTCAAGTACATCCAACAACTAATGAAGCCACTCATGTACATCCAACAACTAATGAAGCCACTCATGTACATCCAACATCTGATGAAGCCACTCATGTACATCCAACATCTGATGAACCTACTCAGTTACATCCATTAACTCATAAAGATGATCAAGTACATTCAACATCTGATGAAGCCACACCGTTACATCCGTTATATCATAAGGACGAACATATACATCCAACAACTGATGAAGCCACTCGGTTACATCCGTTAACTCATAAAGATTATCAAGTACATCCACCAATTGATGAAGCCACTCAAGTACATAAAACATCTCATGAAGCCACTCGATTACATCCAACAACTGATGAAGCCACTCAGTTACATCCATTATCTCATAAAGACGATAAATTAAATCCAATAAGCGATGAATCCTCTCAACAGAATCCAATAACTGGTGAGGACATTCAGCTAAATCCATTAACTCATAAAGACAATAAAGCACATCCAACAAATTATGAAGACACTCAAGAGAATACATTAACTGATGGAGGCACTCAAAAGAATACATTATCTGAAGAGCATACTCGTGAGCATCCAATAACTAATAAGGACTCTAGAGAACATACAGTAACTGATGAAACCACacaaaaacataaaacaaCTAGTGAAGATGCTCATTTACATCCAATAACTCATAAAGACAATCAAGTACACCCAACAACCGATGAAACAACTCAGGATTATCCAACATCCGATGAAACCACTAAAGGAAATACACCAGATAAGATTATAAGGAATCAACAAGAATCAGGTGAAGTTATGAGTGGACATCGTTTTCATGAGAGTGAAATTAAGAAGCATGAAATACCACTTGAAGATAAAGGCGAAAATCACCAAGTGGGGCATGTACATAATCCTAAAGTAGAAGATAAAAAGTTTATTTCTGAGCAGTGCACCAGTGATGGAAAGACATGTAAAGGAGTTCAAGTGCAAAGTGAAGGTAAAGATGAAGGTGTAGGTAATGGTACAGTTGTAGATAAAGGTAAAGGTGTAATAAGAGTTAGTGGTAAAAGTATAGGAAAAGGTAATGGTATAGATGAGGATAAAGGTGCAATTAAATCAAATGTCGTATCTGAAAGTCCTCGTGATGGCAATGGTAAGAATGTTGTTAAAAGCAGAATTATAGATGAAGGTAATGGTGAGACAATAGATGAAGTTAATGCGAAAGACAATGAAGGAGGTACAGGTAAAGTTATATTTGATGATGAGCTTAATGGTGAATATGATGATTCAAAGGAGACTTCCATAAAGGATAATCAAGGCATTTTAAGAATTAGCGAATATATTAATGGACAAAAGAAAAGAacatatgaaaatgaaaacacAGATGGACAGAATGAAAGTGAAAATATTAGTCCTGAAAAGGATAGCgcaatgaaaaataaagatgaaggtaaaaaagagaatacgATCACGAATATAAGGGACCATATATCTAATGAGATCACAACTGAAGGTATAGCAAACGAGGGAGAAAAAGATTCAGTAAAAGGTATGAAAATTCGTGAAGATAAAGATGATTcagataataaaaagatagaAAGCGAAAGAAAAGGTAAAGAAGAGCAAACAGAAGATAATCttaattcaataaaaaataaaggacaAACAATATATCAGCACGAACATGAAGTAGTTACTAGGTTAGACgcaaataatgataataatgaaaataatcaaaataaaaaaaaaggggaaataGAGTTTACAAGGGAAGAGGATTCGAAAACAGCCGTTAATGGAAATTCAGGTGTATCATCACATGAAAATACTGAAGTGGGTAATGAAAAGGTACCTGAAAgcaaagaaatagaaaaggAAGGAGGTATGGGTAAAACAACAGATGCTTCATCACAAACAAATTATAGAAACGAACAAAACGGAGAAGTATCTAGTACAGCTAATAAAAATCCTGATTCTACATTTACAAAAGATAAAAACAGTTCATTATCGGAAGAAGAATCTAACAAAATGgaattagaaaaagaaaatgtggacaaaataattaatagtATAGtgaatgataatgataatcCTAACAGTGATAATGGAAAGaaagatgaaataaataaaaaattagatgtACTTGGTGATTATGTAGAGAATGCAAAAAAGCTTCAAGGGGGGAATGAGAATTACCCATATAAATACTATACAGATACAAAAAGTGTTCATAAAGTGTATAACAAAAAATCAGCAGATGGAAATTTAGAccgaaaaaaatatataattgtaggtcagaataattttatcatagATTCAGATGATACTAAAGATCCACTTCTGAGAGTTATGTCTCAGGAAGTTAACAAACTACTGGAAGAACAGATTCAAAAAGATATAACAAATACATTAAATgaagaggaaaaagaaaattctgATGGTAAATCTTATCATAGTAAAACATTCAAATATGCAGGTTTAACAATTTTTGCTGGTACATTTGTAATCATAgcatctatatatattctagATAAGTTACGCAATTACAAGCCACCTCAAAAGGaaaatttgaataatattGAATATCAGTTTACATCAGAAGCAGTAATAGATGAAgataaaggaaaagaaatatcTTGCGGAAATATTGGTTATCTTGATGAAGGTTGGTCCTAG